The genomic DNA AAGTGAGCACACAGAAGAGATGGCCCAAAATCCACAGCCTACGTCCAAGGACCCCCATTTGCACATTAAACTGCTGTTATCAGGCCTTCAGGGTCTGACTGGAAAGGCCATCTGCATGAATGCCATGCCCCGAAAAATAGGAAAACCGCCTTGCCGTTCTCCGAGAACGGCAAGGCGGTTTCCCTACCTGTCCTTGGGGCTTGAGACGTCTGCCGTCTCAAAGGGCGGGCCAGCTTTTTCTTAGTCGCTGCCCTGCTCCTGGTCCACAGAGGACCTTATTGTGCATTCGGACTGGACGCTGCATTGGGAACACCCGGAACATCCGCATTCAGCCTGTCCGCTCCTGCTAAAGGTCCGATACAGGCGACGGACGACCACGATCGCAGCGACAAGAACGATACCTGCAACTATAAGTTTTTGCATCTCACCCTCCTGATTTCCTACCCCAACAGAATCCGTCGGGCCAGATCCTGAGCTTCCGGAGTCGATAGTCCCTGCGTGATTCGACCTTCGATGTCTTCCCTGGAAAGGGACTGGGCCTTGGACTCTTCCTCTAACCCCGCAAGCGTGGCCGCATCCCGGACAATACGGACTTCC from Desulfovermiculus halophilus DSM 18834 includes the following:
- a CDS encoding FeoB-associated Cys-rich membrane protein — translated: MQKLIVAGIVLVAAIVVVRRLYRTFSRSGQAECGCSGCSQCSVQSECTIRSSVDQEQGSD